The following are encoded together in the Conger conger chromosome 11, fConCon1.1, whole genome shotgun sequence genome:
- the si:dkeyp-117b11.1 gene encoding B-cell linker protein isoform X1 — translation MNDLIENEQREKIVTRSHFWSWLVACHRSTFDLSFLGKLKGMHSGPPAPPKRIDNHGYGWPEDEFEEDGYTYEAPPCERPAVKVPARTVEENVYLERSSGPDPSRHAPPPRPAKNIPTTKAMVNSPRVSQPPPVPQKLVEQHNLDETYIDPNIKMPPQINREEKPGKKAAPRKAPPSRPGPAPAPTPIPNLEDDVYLDPNEGQTEGSDELYLEPNAACPPPPGAGVRLPPPPKIITRVAPPPRAGPRNAPPARPLEAPPPRWHREAPPPVVKPPIPRALSSTHLPGDGKSVPPPEAKRPLFPIKPPPPGMKPHLPPPSLPLPSQSDAAVGGLKKSPLSGTEESRLQEKEWFAGNCDRKTAEAVLSKVNKDGSFLVRYSSAQNTQQPYTLVVLYRQKVYNIPIRYLELEHTQGYALGKEGKRNEEVFSSLQEIISHHMNKTILLIDSKSQAKHSTHLTHPVHP, via the exons AGTTTCCTGGGCAAGCTGAAGGGCAT GCACAGtggcccccctgccccccctaaAAGGATAG ATAACCATGGTTACGGCTGGCCTGAGGATGAGTTT gAGGAGGATGGCTACACCTATGAGGCTCCACCCTGTGAGCGCCCAGCGGTGAAGGTTCCGGCCCGAACGGTGGAGGAGAACGTTTACCTGG AGAGGTCTTCGGGTCCTGATCCCAGcagacatgccccccccccccggccggcAAAGAATATCCCCACCACCAAAGCTATG GTAAATTCCCCGAGAGTCTCACAACCACCTCCTGTTCCTCAGAAGCTGGTAGAACAGCATAACTTGGATGAAACCTACATCGACCCCAACATCAAAATGC CCCCTCAGATCAACCGGGAAGAGAAACCAGGGAAGAAGGCAGCGCCCAGGAAGGCCCCGCCCTCCAgacctggccccgcccctgcccccacccccattccCAACCTAGAAGATG ATGTTTATTTGGACCCAAACGAAGGACAG ACAGAGGGCAGTGATGAGCTCTATCTGGAGCCTAATGCAG CTTGCCCGCCCCCTCCTGGTGCTGGCGTGAGGCTACCCCCGCCTCCCAAGATCATCACGCGTGTAGCCCCGCCTCCTAGGGCCGGGCCCCGTAACGCCCCGCCCGCTAGGCCTCTTGAAGCTCCGCCCCCGAGGTGGCATCGTGAAGCTCCGCCTCCAGT GGTAAAGCCCCCAATCCCCAGAGCGCTGTCT agcaCACACTTGCCAGGTGATGGCAAAAGTG ttccaCCACCTGAAGCCAAACGACCACTCTTCCCAATCAAGCCCCCCCCACCAGGCATGAAaccccacctcccaccccccag cctgCCTCTCCCCTCTCAGTCAGATGCTGCTGTTGGAG GTCTGAAAAAGTCTCCACTATCAGGAACAGAG GAGTCACGGTTGCAGGAGAAGGAGTGGTTTGCTGGGAACTGTGACCGTAAAACAGCTGAAGCGGTCCTGTCCAAGGTCAACAAG gacGGGTCCTTCCTGGTGCGGTACAGCTCGGCCCAGAACACACAGCAGCCCTACACCCTGGTGGTGCTGTACAGACAGAAGGTCTACAACATCCCCATACGCTACCTGGAGCTGGAGCACACACAAGGATACGCCCTGGGCAAGGAGGGCAAGAGGAacgaggag gtcttcAGCAGTCTCCAGGAGATCATTTCCCACCACATGAATAAGACGATCTTGCTCATCGACAGCAAGAGTCAGGCCAAGCACAGCACGCACCTCACACACCCTGTTCACCCCTGA
- the si:dkeyp-117b11.1 gene encoding B-cell linker protein isoform X2 yields MSFLGKLKGMHSGPPAPPKRIDNHGYGWPEDEFEEDGYTYEAPPCERPAVKVPARTVEENVYLERSSGPDPSRHAPPPRPAKNIPTTKAMVNSPRVSQPPPVPQKLVEQHNLDETYIDPNIKMPPQINREEKPGKKAAPRKAPPSRPGPAPAPTPIPNLEDDVYLDPNEGQTEGSDELYLEPNAACPPPPGAGVRLPPPPKIITRVAPPPRAGPRNAPPARPLEAPPPRWHREAPPPVVKPPIPRALSSTHLPGDGKSVPPPEAKRPLFPIKPPPPGMKPHLPPPSLPLPSQSDAAVGGLKKSPLSGTEESRLQEKEWFAGNCDRKTAEAVLSKVNKDGSFLVRYSSAQNTQQPYTLVVLYRQKVYNIPIRYLELEHTQGYALGKEGKRNEEVFSSLQEIISHHMNKTILLIDSKSQAKHSTHLTHPVHP; encoded by the exons AGTTTCCTGGGCAAGCTGAAGGGCAT GCACAGtggcccccctgccccccctaaAAGGATAG ATAACCATGGTTACGGCTGGCCTGAGGATGAGTTT gAGGAGGATGGCTACACCTATGAGGCTCCACCCTGTGAGCGCCCAGCGGTGAAGGTTCCGGCCCGAACGGTGGAGGAGAACGTTTACCTGG AGAGGTCTTCGGGTCCTGATCCCAGcagacatgccccccccccccggccggcAAAGAATATCCCCACCACCAAAGCTATG GTAAATTCCCCGAGAGTCTCACAACCACCTCCTGTTCCTCAGAAGCTGGTAGAACAGCATAACTTGGATGAAACCTACATCGACCCCAACATCAAAATGC CCCCTCAGATCAACCGGGAAGAGAAACCAGGGAAGAAGGCAGCGCCCAGGAAGGCCCCGCCCTCCAgacctggccccgcccctgcccccacccccattccCAACCTAGAAGATG ATGTTTATTTGGACCCAAACGAAGGACAG ACAGAGGGCAGTGATGAGCTCTATCTGGAGCCTAATGCAG CTTGCCCGCCCCCTCCTGGTGCTGGCGTGAGGCTACCCCCGCCTCCCAAGATCATCACGCGTGTAGCCCCGCCTCCTAGGGCCGGGCCCCGTAACGCCCCGCCCGCTAGGCCTCTTGAAGCTCCGCCCCCGAGGTGGCATCGTGAAGCTCCGCCTCCAGT GGTAAAGCCCCCAATCCCCAGAGCGCTGTCT agcaCACACTTGCCAGGTGATGGCAAAAGTG ttccaCCACCTGAAGCCAAACGACCACTCTTCCCAATCAAGCCCCCCCCACCAGGCATGAAaccccacctcccaccccccag cctgCCTCTCCCCTCTCAGTCAGATGCTGCTGTTGGAG GTCTGAAAAAGTCTCCACTATCAGGAACAGAG GAGTCACGGTTGCAGGAGAAGGAGTGGTTTGCTGGGAACTGTGACCGTAAAACAGCTGAAGCGGTCCTGTCCAAGGTCAACAAG gacGGGTCCTTCCTGGTGCGGTACAGCTCGGCCCAGAACACACAGCAGCCCTACACCCTGGTGGTGCTGTACAGACAGAAGGTCTACAACATCCCCATACGCTACCTGGAGCTGGAGCACACACAAGGATACGCCCTGGGCAAGGAGGGCAAGAGGAacgaggag gtcttcAGCAGTCTCCAGGAGATCATTTCCCACCACATGAATAAGACGATCTTGCTCATCGACAGCAAGAGTCAGGCCAAGCACAGCACGCACCTCACACACCCTGTTCACCCCTGA